From Apilactobacillus bombintestini:
TTCGTAGTGTTAGTGCTAGGTTGCTGGATCTTAGGTTTTGATTTACGACTCTTTCCAACTGCTGGTTCGGTAACGCCGACCGCTAGTGGCTTTATGGAAGTAGCGTTATCGCGTTTCTATCATATGATTTTACCGGCCACTTTAGGTGCGTTGTTTGCGACTTCCGGAATCACGCAATATCTACGTTCCGGCGTAATTGATGCTAGAAAGTCCAACTATGTAAAAACTGCGCAAGCCAAAGGAGTTTCTATGAACAACATTTACAAGCATCATATCCTACGTAATGCCTTATTACCTATCGCAGCGTTTGCCGGATATTCCATTACCGGTTTATTGGGTGGTTCCTTATTTACCGAACAAATCTTTTCTTATCCGGGAATGGGACTTTTATTCTTAAATGCTGTGAACTTCCGTGATTACACGGTAATGACTGCTTTAGTGTTGCTATATGGATTCTTGAGTCTAGTAGGAACGTTATTATCCGATATCGCACTAAGTGTTATTGATCCACGAATTAGAGTGGATTAGGAGGGCGCCTATGCAAGATACTACAGACATGCACAAATTAGAAAAAGCCGCCAGAGAAAACTCTGCACTATCATCGCTTCGTTTAGTTTTCAACGAATTTATGGCGGATAAGATGGCGATGATTTCTCTGATTGTTGTTTTACTAGTAATTATTTATACGATGGTGGCATCACTTTTTATCAACGTTTCGCATATGATGTCGACGGATATTATGAATTACTTTGCGAAACCCTTTACCGCTAATTTTTGGTTGGGCGCCGATGCTGGAGGGCGTTCCATTGCTAAACAAATGGTGATTGGGTCGCGTAACTCGATTTTAATTGCGATTGGTTTAACCTTTTTATCTTCCGTAGTAGGGATTACTTACGGGATGATTTCCGGATACTTCGGTGGCATGGTGGATTTAGCCATGCAAAGAGTATATGACTTCATGATGATTATTCCGGCCTTTATGATCATCATCGTGGTAGTAAACGTGATTCCTACCTATAACGGCTTAACGTTAACTTTAATTCTTTCCATGTTTTATTGGATGGGAACTTCGCGATTAATTCGAGCACAGACTCTATCCGAATCGCACAAAGATTATGTATTAGCATCGAAGGCCTCGGGAACTTCTACTTTCAAGATTATTTTTAGACAAATTATGCCTAACTTATCTTCACTAATTGTGGTAGATACTACGCTATCCTTTGCGGAAAATATCGGAGTAGAAACGGGATTATCCTACTTAGGATTCGGTTTACCCAACGGCACACCGTCGTTAGGTACGTTAATTGCTAACGCTAATGATGCCGATAACATCACTATTTATTGGTGGACCTGGTTGCCTGCTACTATCGAAATTATTCTCTTATGTTTGGCAATTAGCTACATTGGAGCAGCGCTTCGCAGGGCTACCAACTCTACGCAACGTCGTAGTAAAAAATAATATTTTAATTTGAAAGGAGGTGACGATTTATCAGGTGTCGACGGTTTTTAATTAATTGGAGGTTCTATTATGACTAAATATAAAAGATTAGTAGCCGCTGGATTAACTATGTTTTCCGCAGTGGCGCTAGCAGCGTGTTCTAACAGCAACAATTCAGATGTGAAATCTGGATACAAACCATCCGTGAAAATGGCTGAAACTTACCAAAACCCTAACAAGAGTTCGTCTACATACAACGACGGTACGTTGAAAGTAGCTGAATTTAGTAGTTCACCATTTGCTGGGATGTCGACAGCATCATTACAAAGTAAAAGTGATGATATTGACGTTTATTCACCAGGTAGCGTTAGCTTGTTTAAAACTAATGCTAAAGATGAAATAGTTGATGGTGGATTAGCTAATTTACGATTAGATAAAAAGGCTAAAGTAGCCACTATTACCTTAAGACCGGATGCTAAATGGTCTAATGGTGATAAGGTAGTTGCCAAAGACGTGGAATATTCCTATGAAATTATTGCTTCTCCGGAATCTACTTCCCAACATTATTCAGATAACTGGGGAGCCATTAAGGGGATGAAAGAATTCCATACTGGCAAAGCCAAAACTATTTCCGGAATTACTATGCCTAAAGGACCTAACGGCAGGGTAGTAGAAATTCACTATACTAAATTTGCTCCCGCTCTTAAGTTCGGTGGTAACTCCTTTATGTGGAGTAGTTTAGACCCATCTAAATACTTCAAAGACATTCCGATTGCTAAATTAGGTGCGTCTGATCAAGTTAGAAAACATCCTATCTTCATCGGGCCCTACAAGTTGGCTAAACAAGTTACTGGAGAATCCACTTCTTGGGTACCTAATAAGTACTACTACGGTAAGAAACCACAAATTAAACACATTACTATTCAAGTGGTTAGTCCTAATAACTTCACTAGTTCTCTTCGCGCCAAACAATATGATTTTTCTATTAGTGGTGGGGTTAGTTCTGAGTATCCACAAATTAAGAAGTTAAAGGATTACCAAGTAGTAGGAACATTAGGCACTTCTTTCAACTACCTAGCATTTAATCTAGGTCACTACGATACTAAGAAACAAGAAAACGTATCCGATAAAAATGCCAAAATGGCAAATCCTAACTTAAGAAAAGCGATGATGTATGCGTTAGATATTGGTGCATTACGTAAGAAATTTAACAATGGTTTGGCATGGCAACCTAACTCTTTGATTTCTCCATACTACAAGCAATATCACAACGACAAATCACCTCGCTACACATATAACTTAAAGAAAGCTAACGAATTGTTAGACAAAGCCGGTTACAAGAAGAAAGGTAAATGGCGTGTACAACCTAACGGCAAACCATTGAAGATTAACTTCGGTGCAATGACCGGAACCCCAGCTAGTGAAGCCCAAGAAAACTACTATCTACAACAATGGCGTAAAGTAGGCTTGGACGCTAACTTCACTGGCGGTCGTCCTATGGAATCTAACAAGTTCTACGCTAACTTAACTAAGCCTAAACAAAATACTATGGACGTGTTTGAAGGTGGCTTCGGCGTAGCTTCTGAACCTACACCTACCGGAATTTTCGGCCGTGGTGCTGCCTTTAACATTGGTCACTTTGTCTCTGCTAAAAATGATCAATTGTTAAACAACATGAACAACGATAAATCCTGGAACGACAAATACAGACAAAAACAATTTAAGGACTGGCAAACATACATGCAAGAACAAGCAGCGTATGTACCAACTTCCATGTCTATTTCATGGACTCCGGTTAACACTAGAGTAAAAGGTTATGATGCTAGACCTTCTGCTACTGAATTCTGGAGCAGCTTGAGTTTAACTAACTCTAAACCAGAATAATACCTTGTAATCGGGTTTACCCCCAATGACGCGGTTACAAGGAGATTTATCCTCGCAATAGAAAAGACACTATTATGTACTTAATGGTGTCTTTTTGTTTTTAAATCCTTTAAAATGGTTAGTAATAAATTATAAAGAGGGATATACATGAAGACTTTGGTATTGGTATCACATCCTGAATACAATGACTCCATGACAGAAGCTTTTTTAAAGCAATCACAGTCGGATTTAAAAGACGTAGATTGGGTAGTGCTAGATCAATTAAATCATCAACCTAGTTTTGATGTAGAAAAAGAACAACATCGTTGGTTACAATATGACCGCATTATTTTACAATTTCCTATGTATTGGTACAGTGCACCCGCATTGATGAAACAATACGAAGATGATGTATTCACACGTAACTTCATTTATGCAGACCGTCACGGTTGGTTAAATGGCAAAGAATTAGGAATTGTGACTACCTTAGGTGACCCCGAAAAAGATTATCAAGTCGGTGGCCGTGAAGGCTTTAGTATTTCAGAATTATTAAAACCTTATCAAGCAGTGGCACAAAAGGCGGGGATGAAATTCTTAAAACCCTTTGTGGTTTCACAATTTGCTTACATGACCGTTAAGGATAAAAAAGAATTATTGGTTAGTTATCGTAATTATTTAACTAACGAAGATTTTGATAGTTTCAAGAGTAAGCAAGTCTGGTACATTGAACAATTAAAACAAATTAATAGTGAATTGCCAGAGGATAAACAACTTTCCATGCAAATCTTAATTGACTACATTCAAGACAATTATGATCAATTAGATGAATTACACTGGGAACTAGAAATGATAAAGAAAGAAGAGGATGAATAGTGGCTAATAACGATTGGTTATTGCAACAAATCGAGCAGATTAAACAAGACCAAAATAATTTTAAACTTTCGTCTTTTCTAGATGGTGCTGTCGATTTAGTACAAGAACAACAAAAACGTCTTCAACAAGCTCATGATGAATTAGATGGGCGTACTTGGAGTCCCGATAAGTGGTAAATAAAAATAATAAAGCTCTTTAATTGGTGACAATTAAAGGGCTTTTTTTGTGTCTTATTATTGGATGATTTTACCAATAAGTTAAGAATCTATTAAGAAACTCTTAACTAAATTGTTACTGTTTGTAAATGAAAAATGGCTATATTATAATTTCGCTAACGAAAGATAAAAGCCTTATAAAAGGCGTCATATCAATCGTTAGAGCTGTTCTATTCTATCTATATAAAGGAAGTGAATTACATGGAAACTAAGCTACATTTACCCAAATTAACTAGACAGCAAATATTCAATATTACGTTTGGATACTTTGGTTTAAATATGGCGTTTTTCTTACAAACGTCTCAAATGAGTCGTATTTTTCAAACTATCGGAACGGATCCTAATAAGTTGGGTTGGTTTTTTATATTGCCTCCGTTAGCGGGGATGATTGTCCAACCCATAGTAGGAAAAATGTCAGATAAAACCTGGAATCGTTTCGGCCGACGACTGCCGTATTTAATTATCGGTTCGATTATTTCAGCAATTGTATTGATTATTTTACCTAATGTTGGGTCATTAGGATTAGGCTATGGTTCATTGATAGCTTTAGTTTTTGGAGCAGTAGTTATTATGCTGTTAGATGTTTCATCCAACATGTGCCAACAACCATTTAAGATGATTATCGGCGACATGGTGAATGAGAAACAAGCAGATAAGGCCTGGTCTTTGCAAAATATTTATTCTAATGCTGGGGGATGCTAGCTGCGATTTTACCGTTTGCAATTACCGCAGTGGGCTTTTCCAACGTAGCAGCTAAAGGAGAAGTTCCCACTACCGTTAAAATAGCCTTCTATATTGGTGCATTAGTCATTTCAGTGACCACCATTTACACGGTTATTAACGTTAAGGAATACGATCCTAAAGAATATGCTGATTATCATCAAATTCAGGCCGAAGCAGACGATGATAATCATCCTAGTTTTTTCTCTTTATTAAAAAATGCTCCTAGAATTTTCTGGGAACTATTTGCAGTAATGATGTTTTCTTTTATTTCCGTACAGTTTGTGTGGACCTATAGTACGGGAGCTTTAGCGGAAAACATTTGGCACACCCAAGATCCGAGTAGTGCAGGGTTTCAAGCTGCCGGTAACTGGAATGGGGTATTAACTTTTGTGCAATCCTTGGCGGGCGTGATTTGGGGTACTTTAGTTTTGTCACGTTTAAAACCGGATAAGCGAAGAAGAATACTATTTATTTCACTGTTACTAGGCGGTGCAGGATTAATAATGATGTTTTTTATTACTTCTAAATGGCTATCTATAATTCCATTTATACTGTTTGGCATTATGTATATCACGATTGGTACCGAAGCTTACGCGATGATTACCGGTGCGGTTAAAGGCAAGAATGAGGGTGCGTATTTGGGACTATTTAATTGGCAAATATGTATTCCACAAATTGTGGCGTCAGTATCTAGTTTTGCGATTTTTCCACTAGTGCATGGTTCTATGAGTGCCATGCTGGTGTTAGCGGGAGGTTGTGCTATCGTAGCAGGCTTAATGGTGGGTTTGGTAAGACCCGTTAAAGAAGTTTAAGGAGCGGACGGAAAGATGATGAAAGAAATTAAATTAAGACTAACTGATGTGAATGCGTGTAATATCTCGAATTTAGAATCGATTTTCTCACTAGCCAATGGGCATGTGGGAATTCGAGCTACGAATCCCATTACATCCGATAGTTTAGCGGGAACGTTGGTGAATGGTTATTTTGAATATAGTCCCATTGTGTATGGTGAAGTAGCGGCAAATTATCCTAAGCGAAACGAAACTATAGTTTCTTTACCTAATTTACGAAAAATTAAGGTAATGGATGAAAAGCATCGTGAATTTAAATCAGCACGTTTGGTCGACATTAATTTAGATTTACTTAGTGGACAACTATCCGAGACCTATGAATTATGGAATGTCGACAAACAACAGATTAATATGCAAGTAACTTCTTATATTGAT
This genomic window contains:
- a CDS encoding ABC transporter permease, whose amino-acid sequence is MWKTILRRVLIMIPELIILSILVFILAKQLPGDPFTGSINPKASPGQLHHLMKINGLYDPWYQQYGNWIVHLFHGDLGNSYEYQAPVTTVIGSRAVNTFWLALLTMIMTYSIGLPLGLYAGRHEGKLQDTLVRIYSYTTMSVPFFVVLVLGCWILGFDLRLFPTAGSVTPTASGFMEVALSRFYHMILPATLGALFATSGITQYLRSGVIDARKSNYVKTAQAKGVSMNNIYKHHILRNALLPIAAFAGYSITGLLGGSLFTEQIFSYPGMGLLFLNAVNFRDYTVMTALVLLYGFLSLVGTLLSDIALSVIDPRIRVD
- a CDS encoding MFS transporter, translated to METKLHLPKLTRQQIFNITFGYFGLNMAFFLQTSQMSRIFQTIGTDPNKLGWFFILPPLAGMIVQPIVGKMSDKTWNRFGRRLPYLIIGSIISAIVLIILPNVGSLGLGYGSLIALVFGAVVIMLLDVSSNMCQQPFKMIIGDMVNEKQADKAWSLQNIYSNAGGC
- a CDS encoding NAD(P)H-dependent oxidoreductase; its protein translation is MKTLVLVSHPEYNDSMTEAFLKQSQSDLKDVDWVVLDQLNHQPSFDVEKEQHRWLQYDRIILQFPMYWYSAPALMKQYEDDVFTRNFIYADRHGWLNGKELGIVTTLGDPEKDYQVGGREGFSISELLKPYQAVAQKAGMKFLKPFVVSQFAYMTVKDKKELLVSYRNYLTNEDFDSFKSKQVWYIEQLKQINSELPEDKQLSMQILIDYIQDNYDQLDELHWELEMIKKEEDE
- a CDS encoding ABC transporter permease encodes the protein MQDTTDMHKLEKAARENSALSSLRLVFNEFMADKMAMISLIVVLLVIIYTMVASLFINVSHMMSTDIMNYFAKPFTANFWLGADAGGRSIAKQMVIGSRNSILIAIGLTFLSSVVGITYGMISGYFGGMVDLAMQRVYDFMMIIPAFMIIIVVVNVIPTYNGLTLTLILSMFYWMGTSRLIRAQTLSESHKDYVLASKASGTSTFKIIFRQIMPNLSSLIVVDTTLSFAENIGVETGLSYLGFGLPNGTPSLGTLIANANDADNITIYWWTWLPATIEIILLCLAISYIGAALRRATNSTQRRSKK
- a CDS encoding MFS transporter codes for the protein MLAAILPFAITAVGFSNVAAKGEVPTTVKIAFYIGALVISVTTIYTVINVKEYDPKEYADYHQIQAEADDDNHPSFFSLLKNAPRIFWELFAVMMFSFISVQFVWTYSTGALAENIWHTQDPSSAGFQAAGNWNGVLTFVQSLAGVIWGTLVLSRLKPDKRRRILFISLLLGGAGLIMMFFITSKWLSIIPFILFGIMYITIGTEAYAMITGAVKGKNEGAYLGLFNWQICIPQIVASVSSFAIFPLVHGSMSAMLVLAGGCAIVAGLMVGLVRPVKEV
- a CDS encoding oligopeptide ABC transporter substrate-binding protein, which encodes MTKYKRLVAAGLTMFSAVALAACSNSNNSDVKSGYKPSVKMAETYQNPNKSSSTYNDGTLKVAEFSSSPFAGMSTASLQSKSDDIDVYSPGSVSLFKTNAKDEIVDGGLANLRLDKKAKVATITLRPDAKWSNGDKVVAKDVEYSYEIIASPESTSQHYSDNWGAIKGMKEFHTGKAKTISGITMPKGPNGRVVEIHYTKFAPALKFGGNSFMWSSLDPSKYFKDIPIAKLGASDQVRKHPIFIGPYKLAKQVTGESTSWVPNKYYYGKKPQIKHITIQVVSPNNFTSSLRAKQYDFSISGGVSSEYPQIKKLKDYQVVGTLGTSFNYLAFNLGHYDTKKQENVSDKNAKMANPNLRKAMMYALDIGALRKKFNNGLAWQPNSLISPYYKQYHNDKSPRYTYNLKKANELLDKAGYKKKGKWRVQPNGKPLKINFGAMTGTPASEAQENYYLQQWRKVGLDANFTGGRPMESNKFYANLTKPKQNTMDVFEGGFGVASEPTPTGIFGRGAAFNIGHFVSAKNDQLLNNMNNDKSWNDKYRQKQFKDWQTYMQEQAAYVPTSMSISWTPVNTRVKGYDARPSATEFWSSLSLTNSKPE